From Pseudochaenichthys georgianus unplaced genomic scaffold, fPseGeo1.2 scaffold_877_arrow_ctg1, whole genome shotgun sequence, the proteins below share one genomic window:
- the ndst2a gene encoding bifunctional heparan sulfate N-deacetylase/N-sulfotransferase 2 isoform X1 — protein sequence MVGAGLGVWKLMRGVRQLELHRLILALIIFCLLSMAFLAYYVSNSPKIKEAPPLPFSDCGGGGGGISPGVSTGDAGGGPGIQRAPLFLPQRQGRLRQVKAVDISRTDAVVLVFVESIYSQLGQEIVAILESSRFHYRTEIAPGKGDMPTLTEHNRGRYTLIIYENVLKYVNLDAWNRDLLDKYCAEYGVGVIGFFKANENSLLSAQLKGFPLFLHSHLGLRDYRINPNAPLLFITKPNQVEQGPLPGDDWTVFQSNHSTYEPVLLASTKSSEALAHFGPGPLRALHATVVQDLGLHDGIQRVLFGNNLNYWLHKLVFVDSIAYLTGKRLCLSLDRHMLVDVDDIFVGKEGTRMKVSDVEALLNTQNKLRALVPNFTFNLGFSGKFYHTGTDVEDRGDDMLLQHRMDFWWFPHMWSHMQPHLFHNVSVLAEQMRLNKIFAQEHGIPTDMGYAVAPHHSGVYPVHSQLYEAWKSVWSIKVTSTEEYPHLRPARYRRGFIHNGIQVLPRQTCGLFTHTIFYNEYPGGSKELDKSIRGGELFLTVLLNPISIFMTHLSNYGNDRLGLYTFESLVKFVQCWTNLRLQTLPPVQLAEKYFQIFPEERAPLWQNPCHDKRHKDIWSKEKTCDRLPKFLVVGPQKTGTTALHSFLSLHPAVTSSSPSPSTFEEIQFFSGANYDNGIDW from the exons ATGGTAGGTGCAGGCTTGGGTGTTTGGAAGCTAATGCGAGGTGTCCGCCAGCTGGAGCTTCACCGCCTTATCCTGGCACTTATCATCTTCTGCTTACTGTCCATGGCCTTCCTAGCGTACTATGTCTCCAACAGCCCAAAGATCAAGGAGGCCCCCCCGTTACCCTTTAGTGACtgtggtggtggaggaggggggatTTCACCGGGTGTGAGTACTGGGGACGCTGGAGGGGGGCCAGGTATCCAGAGGGCCCCGCTTTTTCTTCCACAGCGCCAGGGTCGACTACGACAGGTGAAGGCGGTGGACATTTCCAGGACAGACGCCGTGGTTCTGGTGTTTGTCGAGAGCATCTACTCCCAGCTGGGCCAGGAGATCGTAGCAATATTAGAGTCCAGCCGCTTCCACTACCGGACAGAGATTGCTCCTGGTAAAGGAGACATGCCCACGTTGACAGAGCATAACCGTGGACGTTACACACTGATCATCTATGAaaatgttttgaaatatgtcaatCTGGATGCTTGGAACCGTGACTTGCTGGACAAGTACTGCGCTGAGTATGGAGTAGGAGTCATTGGCTTTTTCAAAGCTAATGAAAACTCTCTCCTCAGCGCACAGCTCAAAGGCTTCCCCCTGTTTCTGCACTCACACCTGGGCCTCAGGGACTACCGCATAAACCCCAATGCGCCTCTGCTCTTCATCACCAAGCCCAACCAGGTGGAGCAAGGCCCTCTGCCAGGGGACGACTGGACCGTCTTCCAGTCCAACCACTCGACCTACGAACCAGTGCTTCTGGCCAGCACCAAGTCCTCCGAGGCTCTGGCCCACTTTGGTCCTGGCCCCCTGCGGGCGCTCCACGCCACAGTGGTCCAAGACTTGGGGCTCCACGATGGCATCCAAAGAGTTCTCTTTGGGAACAATCTTAACTACTGGCTCCACAAGCTGGTGTTCGTAGACTCCATTGCCTACCTGACGGGGAAGAGGCTGTGCTTGTCCTTGGACCGCCACATGCTGGTGGACGTGGATGATATATTCGTTGGCAAGGAGGGAACCCGCATGAAGGTGTCCGACGTGGAG GCATTGCTCAACACTCAAAACAAGCTGAGAGCACTGGTCCCGAATTTCACCTTCAATTTGGGCTTTTCTGGAAAGTTCTATCACACAG gtactgacgtggaggaccgtggagatgacatgctgctgcagcacaggaTGGACTTCTGGTGGTTCCCTCACATGTGGAGCCACATGCAGCCGCACCTCTTCCACAACGTCAGCGTCCTGGCTGAGCAGATGAGGCTCAACAAGATCTTTGCTCAG GAGCATGGGATCCCCACAGATATGGGCTATGCCGTGGCTCCGCACCACTCTGGGGTGTACCCCGTCCACAGCCAGCTCTATGAGGCCTGGAAGTCTGTTTGGAGCATCAAGGTGACCAGCACTGAGGAGTACCCTCACCTGAGGCCAGCCCGGTACCGCCGCGGGTTCATCCACAATGGCATCCAG GTGCTGCCCAGGCAGACCTGCGGGCTGTTCACCCACACCATCTTCTACAACGAGTACCCAGGAGGCTCCAAGGAGCTGGACAAGAGCATCAGAGGGGGAGAGCTCTTCCTCACCGTCCTCCTCAACCCG ATCAGCATCTTCATGACCCACCTGTCCAACTACGGCAATGACCGGCTGGGGCTCTACACCTTTGAGTCTCTGGTGAAGTTCGTCCAGTGCTGGACCAACCTGCGGCTGCAGACGCTGCCCCCCGTCCAGCTGGCCGAGAAGTACTTCCAGATCTTCCCCGAGGAGAGAGCCCCCCTCTGGCAG AACCCGTGTCACGATAAGAGACACAAAGACATCTGGTCCAAAGAGAAGACGTGTGACCGACTGCCCAAGTTCCTCGTCGTTGGACCCCAGAAGACAG GCACCACAGCGCTGCATTCCTTCCTGAGCCTGCACCCTGCGGTCACCAGCTCCTCCCCCAGCCCCAGCACCTTTGAGGAGATCCAGTTCTTCAGTGGAGCCAACTATGACAACGGGATCGACTGGTAA
- the ndst2a gene encoding bifunctional heparan sulfate N-deacetylase/N-sulfotransferase 2 isoform X2 — protein sequence MVGAGLGVWKLMRGVRQLELHRLILALIIFCLLSMAFLAYYVSNSPKIKEAPPLPFSDCGGGGGGISPGVSTGDAGGGPGIQRAPLFLPQRQGRLRQVKAVDISRTDAVVLVFVESIYSQLGQEIVAILESSRFHYRTEIAPGKGDMPTLTEHNRGRYTLIIYENVLKYVNLDAWNRDLLDKYCAEYGVGVIGFFKANENSLLSAQLKGFPLFLHSHLGLRDYRINPNAPLLFITKPNQVEQGPLPGDDWTVFQSNHSTYEPVLLASTKSSEALAHFGPGPLRALHATVVQDLGLHDGIQRVLFGNNLNYWLHKLVFVDSIAYLTGKRLCLSLDRHMLVDVDDIFVGKEGTRMKVSDVEALLNTQNKLRALVPNFTFNLGFSGKFYHTGTDVEDRGDDMLLQHRMDFWWFPHMWSHMQPHLFHNVSVLAEQMRLNKIFAQEHGIPTDMGYAVAPHHSGVYPVHSQLYEAWKSVWSIKVTSTEEYPHLRPARYRRGFIHNGIQVLPRQTCGLFTHTIFYNEYPGGSKELDKSIRGGELFLTVLLNPHLHDPPVQLRQ from the exons ATGGTAGGTGCAGGCTTGGGTGTTTGGAAGCTAATGCGAGGTGTCCGCCAGCTGGAGCTTCACCGCCTTATCCTGGCACTTATCATCTTCTGCTTACTGTCCATGGCCTTCCTAGCGTACTATGTCTCCAACAGCCCAAAGATCAAGGAGGCCCCCCCGTTACCCTTTAGTGACtgtggtggtggaggaggggggatTTCACCGGGTGTGAGTACTGGGGACGCTGGAGGGGGGCCAGGTATCCAGAGGGCCCCGCTTTTTCTTCCACAGCGCCAGGGTCGACTACGACAGGTGAAGGCGGTGGACATTTCCAGGACAGACGCCGTGGTTCTGGTGTTTGTCGAGAGCATCTACTCCCAGCTGGGCCAGGAGATCGTAGCAATATTAGAGTCCAGCCGCTTCCACTACCGGACAGAGATTGCTCCTGGTAAAGGAGACATGCCCACGTTGACAGAGCATAACCGTGGACGTTACACACTGATCATCTATGAaaatgttttgaaatatgtcaatCTGGATGCTTGGAACCGTGACTTGCTGGACAAGTACTGCGCTGAGTATGGAGTAGGAGTCATTGGCTTTTTCAAAGCTAATGAAAACTCTCTCCTCAGCGCACAGCTCAAAGGCTTCCCCCTGTTTCTGCACTCACACCTGGGCCTCAGGGACTACCGCATAAACCCCAATGCGCCTCTGCTCTTCATCACCAAGCCCAACCAGGTGGAGCAAGGCCCTCTGCCAGGGGACGACTGGACCGTCTTCCAGTCCAACCACTCGACCTACGAACCAGTGCTTCTGGCCAGCACCAAGTCCTCCGAGGCTCTGGCCCACTTTGGTCCTGGCCCCCTGCGGGCGCTCCACGCCACAGTGGTCCAAGACTTGGGGCTCCACGATGGCATCCAAAGAGTTCTCTTTGGGAACAATCTTAACTACTGGCTCCACAAGCTGGTGTTCGTAGACTCCATTGCCTACCTGACGGGGAAGAGGCTGTGCTTGTCCTTGGACCGCCACATGCTGGTGGACGTGGATGATATATTCGTTGGCAAGGAGGGAACCCGCATGAAGGTGTCCGACGTGGAG GCATTGCTCAACACTCAAAACAAGCTGAGAGCACTGGTCCCGAATTTCACCTTCAATTTGGGCTTTTCTGGAAAGTTCTATCACACAG gtactgacgtggaggaccgtggagatgacatgctgctgcagcacaggaTGGACTTCTGGTGGTTCCCTCACATGTGGAGCCACATGCAGCCGCACCTCTTCCACAACGTCAGCGTCCTGGCTGAGCAGATGAGGCTCAACAAGATCTTTGCTCAG GAGCATGGGATCCCCACAGATATGGGCTATGCCGTGGCTCCGCACCACTCTGGGGTGTACCCCGTCCACAGCCAGCTCTATGAGGCCTGGAAGTCTGTTTGGAGCATCAAGGTGACCAGCACTGAGGAGTACCCTCACCTGAGGCCAGCCCGGTACCGCCGCGGGTTCATCCACAATGGCATCCAG GTGCTGCCCAGGCAGACCTGCGGGCTGTTCACCCACACCATCTTCTACAACGAGTACCCAGGAGGCTCCAAGGAGCTGGACAAGAGCATCAGAGGGGGAGAGCTCTTCCTCACCGTCCTCCTCAACCCG CATCTTCATGACCCACCTGTCCAACTACGGCAATGA